Genomic DNA from Lactococcus garvieae:
ACCCACAAAGTTTGTTTATCTTGACGAGTTTCCTCTTAATTCCAATGGTAAAATTGATCGTAAACGGGTAACTGAGCAAATATTTGGAGGTGACGGCTAGTGGAACCTTATGGCACGCCTTTTTACTTCGTCATCTTAGGTTTAGCACTCATCCCACTCGTTATAGCGCATTCCTATGGAAAAAAATGGATGGGCTACCAAGTTTTTTTGACGGTTGCGTTTCTTTGGCTAACTTTTGGAGGTAAGCTTAGTCTTTGGACCCTCCTTGGATTTGGGATATTTGAAACAGTTTTAATTAAGCTCTATGAGAGTTATCGACGAAATTCTAATCAGACTTGGGTATTTGTTCTTGCCGTTTTGGCATCACTTTTCCCTTTGATTATTGTTAAAATAACCTCCCTTTTAGACCCGTTGCACCCTCAATCTGTATTAGGATTCTTAGGCATATCCTATGTGACTTTTAAAACTGTAAGTCTGATATTGGAGTTGCGAGATGGTTTGATTAAAAAAGTTCCTCTAAAAGACTATTTTTACTTTTTATATTTTTTCCCAACAATATCTTCTGGACCCATTGATCGCTTCAGACGTTTTCAAAAAGAATTGAGCGCACCTTTAACTGATCAGTATTCGGAGTATTTAGGAAAAGGAATTTTCTATATTTTCCAAGGCTTTCTCTATAATTTCATCATCTCTTATTTAATTTCTCACTATTTACTGCATGGTCTTGCTATTAAAGCGACTGTACATCCCAATTTTTGGAATATGATGGGGAGTATGTATGCTTATGGATTTTATCTCTTTTTCAACTTTGCAGGTTACTCTCTCTTTGCTATGGGAGTTTCACTTATCATGGGTTATAAAATCCCCATCAACTTTAATAAACCCTTTCTTGCTAGAAATATCAATGATTTCTGGCAACGCTGGCACATTTCTCTGTCCTTTTGGTTTCGTGACTTTGTGTTTATGCGCTTGGTGAAATGGATTATGGTAAAGAAATGGTCAAAAAATATGGTGAGCATATCGAATGTCGGCTATCTTGTAAATATGTTTATTATGGGTTGCTGGCATGGTTTAACCTGGTATTATATTCTCTATGGAATTTACCATGCCTGCCTGATGATTATTTATGATGCTTGGAATAGAGCGAAAAAGAAACACAAATGGAACATTCCTGATAATAACGGGACACGAGCTTTAGCAGTATTCATAACCTTTAATGCTGTAATGTTTAGCTTTCTTATTTTTTCAGGAATACCAAACTATGCTATTATGTACGGACTAGAGGGTCCAGGAACCCCTTTACCTAACTTTTAAATAATAAAATGAAAGAAGAAAACAATGAAAAATGAAGTTTTAAATATAATAGAAGAAGTAACTGGAACAGACGAATTTCATGAAAATTTGGATATGGATCTATTTGAAGAGGGTATCTTAGATTCAATGAAGGCAATCATGCTTATTGTTGAGTTGGAAAATGCGTTCAGTTTAAGTCTGCCACCATCAGAAATGGATCGTGAATTATGGAATACAGCAAATAAAATTGCAGAGCGTATCAAGGAAAAAATGGATGAAGAAGGATAAAGTACTTCGCGAATTAGGACCGCTAATCACAGCACTGATTTTACTTGCTATACTCTTTTTTTCGCCCATATCTGTTTTTACAAAATTTAAAAAACAAGATCTCAGAGAATTGGCCGTAAATCCGAAAAATAGAACAACATTTGTAAGCGAGGCTATAAAATCACAGGCTTTTTCTGATACAAGTTATCTGCCCATTTTAGGCTCATCAGAACTGGAACACATTGATCCTTTTCATCCAAGTAGTTTTTTCATGAAAAATTACAAAGGATTCACACCCTTTCTAGCTGGACAGCCAGGCACACAATCCTTGACACATTTTTTCTATATGAATTCAGTTGAAAAGCAGTTACATGGCCGTAAAATTATTTTTATCATTAGTCCTCAGTGGTTTACACCAAAAGGAATCGGAAGTTCCGAGTTTAGTCAATTTGTTACTAAAGGCGAAATATACGCTTGGCTAAAGTCGGCAAAACCATCAGATAAAGCAACGCAAAAATTGGCACAACGCTTACTAAAATTTGAAAACTTCCCGGAAGATATTCTTATTTCTAATGCTTTGACATCTTTAGCAAAAGGGCAAAGACTCGATGCAATAACCTTAACAGCTATTAAAATTGCTAACCAGTTTTGGACGAAGCAAGATGCGATTTTTACAAGCTTATCTAAATTTGAAGGACAGCAAAAAGAGGCTTTTAAAAAAGTTAAATATGTAAGTGAGCAACTTCCGAAAACACAGGACTTCAATCAATTAGACCAAGCCGCGTATAGAAGAGGCAAGGAAAATTCATCAACTAATCAATTTCAAATTGCCGATCAGGTTTGGACGAAGAACTTATCCAAAGTTTTTGAAGAACGTAAAGAAGTTATGAAGGATGTAAGTTATCTTCAAAGCCCAGAATTCCTAGATTTTCAACAGCTTTTAAATCAATTTGCTCAAAACAGTAATGATGTACAATTTATTATTCCTCCTGTTAATGGAGCATGGTATAAGTACTCAGGCCTATCCTATGAAATGCTACAGCAATTTAGTAAGAAGATAAAATATCAATTAAACGCCCAAGGCTTTCATAATATATACGATATGACGGATAAATTCAGTGATAAATATTATATTGGAGATACCATTCATTTAAATGATCGGGGATGGGTAGCAGTGAACCATAAAATCGAAGAATTTATGAAACAAGCACCTGTAAGGAACTATAAAATAGATAATACTAAATTTCTGTCGAAAAATTGGCAGATAAACTCCTAAATACTTTAATAAAATTTTTGGTATAATTAGAATAAGAGGTATAATATGAAAAGACAAAATTTTTATTTTATTTTAGGAGTGATGGCAACGGGTTTGTTTACATTGAGTGCATGTGGTGCAAAAGAGCCTACCTCCATATCGAGTAGCAGCTCGAATGTTTCAAGGAGCAGTACCTCTCAGATCCCGAATGATTCTACAAAGTCAGAAAGCAATATTGAAAATGCGGAAGGGCTTTCTGATGAGTCTGCTGAAAAAATTAATGACGAACTCGCTCAATGGTTTGCTCAAAGCACTTATGGTGAAAAGAAGGCAATAGCTAAAAAAGGGCTGAGTTGGTATCATGGAGCAGGTTCTCCAACTATAGTAGACCTAGACACAGAGGATGGCAAACTCTTGCAAGGCATTTGGTGGATTGGTGGAACAAAAATGTCCGATATCACAGACCAAATAGCTTCCCTCGCTTATCCACCAAAAACACGGCAACAATTTCTTAATCAAATAAGTGAATATAAGTTTTCTCTCCTCGGAGTATCTAGAGAAATAAAAGATGAAAGTTCAATTGCGACTACGAATGGTTTCTCCATATACACTCTAGCTAATGGGGAAACTGGTATCATCGAGGATGAACAGGACTATATTTGGAAACACGTTCCAGCCAATGCTCAAAATGAAGCAAGTGCTACAGCCTATTTCTATCAAAACAACATTGTTAAATCATCTGATACAATAGCTGTTTATCCTGCTACGAATGGTATCGTTTATTTTAGTGATAAAAATAATTACACTGAAAAAGAGGGCTCTGTCGCTACACGTGCACCCAAAGATGTCCAAGAGGAATATCAGAACCTTATTAAGAAGTACAAGAAGCTGTAAAAGCTTTATATTGCAACAAGAAAGAGCCCGCTATATTCAATATAGCGGGCTCTTTTTTATTATATTCATTATTATAAAGCTTATGATATTAATCTACTCGACTATTTTCTGAAGTACCCTCATCCACTTTATCTTTTACTTTATCCACTTGTTTCGAAGTGAATTTACCTGTACTTTGAGCCGCATCCACAACGCGATCTTGAACGGTAACTTCGTCCTCTCTTTGTTGCTCTTTGGTCTTGATATCTGTAACTGTAACATTCACTTCAACGACATCTAAGTCGGTCATATTTGCGACTTCTTTACGGATAACATCTTTGATTTGATCATAAATCTCAGGAACATTTTTACGGTATTCTGTAATGACTTTCAAATCTACCGCAACTTGAGTTTTTCCAACTTCTACATCCACTCCTGAAGTCACATTATCAGTGTTCACAAGTTTGCCTGTTAAGTTAGAGAAGAAGCCACCTTCGATAGAGAGAAGACCATCCACGGTTTCTAGGGCCAAGCCTACAATTTTTTGAACGACTTTATCTTCATAAGTCAATTCACCTTTGATGTCATGCTCATGAGTTTGAGTATCCACTTTATCATTTTCGGCCATTGTTCCAAACGATTTCATGTTTTCTTGTACCATTAAATTCTCCTTTATTTATAAGTTATTTACGATTTTTAAGTTGTTCAATGATGCCTGTCTTTTGTAAAAATAAACCCGCCATTATGCCTAAGCTTATTAAAATCAAGAGAAGAATCATTTTCCAGAATCCAATTGTGAAGATGGCAATGGCTGCTATACCGCCGATAATGCCTCCAATAATTGGATATCGATATCTTTCTAGATAATCCATTGACACCTCCTATATTACACGAGAGCGGTTTGAACTCGCTTCTTTATTTATAGCATTCACTTCAACTTTTATTTTTACGGGTTGATCTACCCCAAAGAAAAGTTTTAAGCTATCAACTATTTCCTGTTCCAATAATTGAGCCTTCTCTGCGATATCTACCCGAGGGATGATCTCCCCTTTCACATCAATATCTATTTTATTTCGATGTAAAATAACATCAATGTTTGGCGATTTGAGGTAGTCGTTCTCAATAACTTTTTCACGAACAAGTCCCTCAATAGCAGAACGTTTTAAAGTAAGCTTTCCTCCCCGGTTGGAGAGTGTAATGTCTATATAGGTGCGAGGATAGAATGCAATGATGATCAAAGCTAAAATTAAGATACCCGCTAAGATAGCATTTCCCCAGAATAAGTACATAGGCATGTATTCCCCAACATAGAGAAGTTGGCTTGAAGTGCTCATCATGTCATTATACTCCACGACATTGTAGTAATCCCAAGCAACAGGCACCACAATGGAAAGTAAAAGGATGTCAAACACTATAAGTATAAATTTCTTTCCAGATGACACAGGGCCTCCTTTCTAGATTCTTTAACTCAATGATTCATTTTTGCAAGCACGAAGGAAACTACAGCAACGACGATTACTGCCCCAATGATTGAGGGGATAAGTGCCATTCCGGCTAAAGAAGGGCCCCAGCTTCCTAAGAGTGCTTGACCAACTGCAGAACCGACAAGCCCTGCTAAGATGTTCGCGATCCAACCCATTGAACCGCCTTTGTGAGTAATTGCTCCCGCAA
This window encodes:
- a CDS encoding Asp23/Gls24 family envelope stress response protein, giving the protein MVQENMKSFGTMAENDKVDTQTHEHDIKGELTYEDKVVQKIVGLALETVDGLLSIEGGFFSNLTGKLVNTDNVTSGVDVEVGKTQVAVDLKVITEYRKNVPEIYDQIKDVIRKEVANMTDLDVVEVNVTVTDIKTKEQQREDEVTVQDRVVDAAQSTGKFTSKQVDKVKDKVDEGTSENSRVD
- the dltB gene encoding D-alanyl-lipoteichoic acid biosynthesis protein DltB, giving the protein MEPYGTPFYFVILGLALIPLVIAHSYGKKWMGYQVFLTVAFLWLTFGGKLSLWTLLGFGIFETVLIKLYESYRRNSNQTWVFVLAVLASLFPLIIVKITSLLDPLHPQSVLGFLGISYVTFKTVSLILELRDGLIKKVPLKDYFYFLYFFPTISSGPIDRFRRFQKELSAPLTDQYSEYLGKGIFYIFQGFLYNFIISYLISHYLLHGLAIKATVHPNFWNMMGSMYAYGFYLFFNFAGYSLFAMGVSLIMGYKIPINFNKPFLARNINDFWQRWHISLSFWFRDFVFMRLVKWIMVKKWSKNMVSISNVGYLVNMFIMGCWHGLTWYYILYGIYHACLMIIYDAWNRAKKKHKWNIPDNNGTRALAVFITFNAVMFSFLIFSGIPNYAIMYGLEGPGTPLPNF
- the dltD gene encoding D-alanyl-lipoteichoic acid biosynthesis protein DltD, with product MKKDKVLRELGPLITALILLAILFFSPISVFTKFKKQDLRELAVNPKNRTTFVSEAIKSQAFSDTSYLPILGSSELEHIDPFHPSSFFMKNYKGFTPFLAGQPGTQSLTHFFYMNSVEKQLHGRKIIFIISPQWFTPKGIGSSEFSQFVTKGEIYAWLKSAKPSDKATQKLAQRLLKFENFPEDILISNALTSLAKGQRLDAITLTAIKIANQFWTKQDAIFTSLSKFEGQQKEAFKKVKYVSEQLPKTQDFNQLDQAAYRRGKENSSTNQFQIADQVWTKNLSKVFEERKEVMKDVSYLQSPEFLDFQQLLNQFAQNSNDVQFIIPPVNGAWYKYSGLSYEMLQQFSKKIKYQLNAQGFHNIYDMTDKFSDKYYIGDTIHLNDRGWVAVNHKIEEFMKQAPVRNYKIDNTKFLSKNWQINS
- the dltC gene encoding D-alanine--poly(phosphoribitol) ligase subunit DltC, whose protein sequence is MKNEVLNIIEEVTGTDEFHENLDMDLFEEGILDSMKAIMLIVELENAFSLSLPPSEMDRELWNTANKIAERIKEKMDEEG
- a CDS encoding DUF2273 domain-containing protein — encoded protein: MDYLERYRYPIIGGIIGGIAAIAIFTIGFWKMILLLILISLGIMAGLFLQKTGIIEQLKNRK
- the amaP gene encoding alkaline shock response membrane anchor protein AmaP produces the protein MSSGKKFILIVFDILLLSIVVPVAWDYYNVVEYNDMMSTSSQLLYVGEYMPMYLFWGNAILAGILILALIIIAFYPRTYIDITLSNRGGKLTLKRSAIEGLVREKVIENDYLKSPNIDVILHRNKIDIDVKGEIIPRVDIAEKAQLLEQEIVDSLKLFFGVDQPVKIKVEVNAINKEASSNRSRVI
- a CDS encoding GlsB/YeaQ/YmgE family stress response membrane protein; this encodes MIWSLIVGAIIGVIAGAITHKGGSMGWIANILAGLVGSAVGQALLGSWGPSLAGMALIPSIIGAVIVVAVVSFVLAKMNH